In one window of Miscanthus floridulus cultivar M001 chromosome 12, ASM1932011v1, whole genome shotgun sequence DNA:
- the LOC136497963 gene encoding chlorophyll a-b binding protein CP24 10B, chloroplastic-like, translated as MALASTSATAPAAVLKTPSFLGARRALANAAAAKPAPRRALVVVAAVAPKKSWIPAFKSDAEFINPPWLDGSLPGDFGFDPLGLGKDPAFLKWYREAELIHGRWAMAAVLGIFVGQAWSGIPWFEAGADPGAIAPFSFGSLLGTQLLLMGWVESKRWVDFFNPDSQSVEWATPWSRTAENFANFTGEQGYPGGKFFDPLGLAGIVKDGVYIPDVDKLERLKLAEIKHARLAMLAMLIFYFEAGQGKTPLGALGL; from the exons ATGGCGCTCGCGTCCACCTCCGCCACCGCGCCCGCTGCCGTGCTCAAGACCCCGTCGTTCCTCGGGGCCAGGCGCGCGCTcgccaatgccgccgccgccaagcccgcgccgcgccgcgcgctcgTTGTCGTCGCCGCGGTCGCCCCCAAGAAGTCGTGGATCCCCGCCTTCAAGAGCGACGCCGAGTTCATCAACCCGCCCTGGCTCGACGGCTC GCTCCCCGGCGACTTCGGGTTCGACCCGCTGGGTCTGGGCAAGGACCCGGCGTTCCTCAAGTGGTACCGGGAGGCGGAGCTGATCCACGGGCGGTGGGCGATGGCGGCCGTGCTGGGCATCTTCGTGGGGCAGGCGTGGAGCGGCATCCCGTGGTTCGAGGCCGGCGCCGACCCGGGCGCCATCGCGCCCTTCTCCTTCGGCTCGCTGCTGGGCACGCAGCTGCTGCTCATGGGGTGGGTGGAGTCCAAGCGGTGGGTGGACTTCTTCAACCCGGACTCGCAGTCCGTCGAGTGGGCCACGCCCTGGTCCCGCACCGCCGAGAACTTCGCCAACTTCACCGGCGAGCAAGGGTACCCCGGCGGCAAGTTCTTCGACCCTCTCGGCCTCGCCGGCATCGTCAAGGACGGCGTCTACATCCCCGACGTGGACAAGCTCGAGCGGCTCAAGCTCGCCGAGATCAAGCACGCCCGCCTCGCCATGCTCGCCATGCTCATCTTCTACTTTGAGGCCGGACAGGGCAAGACGCCGCTCGGCGCGCTCGGCCTATGA